The following coding sequences are from one Streptomyces sp. NBC_01232 window:
- a CDS encoding AAA family ATPase — protein sequence MRRHGHGLVLGKFYPPHAGHHHLVRTAQDQCERLTVLVCAASVESVPLADRVAWMREAHPGAEVVGAVDDIPVDLHDPDIWEAHMAVFRGAVPGRVDAVFTSEEYGSELARRFGAEEVLVDRERTLFPVSGTAVRNDPAGSWDFLGPAVRAALARRVVVLGAESTGTTTLSRALADHYRRRGGVWARTGWVAEYGRRYSEEKLAAARAADPAASWADVSFTSGEFPLIARHQDADEEHAARLGSPVLFCDTDSFATGIWHERYMGGRNDEVERIAGLTRRDLYLLTDHTDVPFEDDGLRDGPQLRPWMTGRFREELERTGRRFLLVRGDRTARLEAAVTAVDELLAEGWHFTDPLPENR from the coding sequence ATGAGGCGCCACGGGCACGGCCTGGTCCTCGGCAAGTTCTACCCGCCGCACGCCGGCCACCACCACCTCGTGCGCACCGCCCAGGACCAGTGCGAGCGGCTGACCGTTCTGGTGTGCGCGGCCTCCGTCGAGTCGGTCCCGCTCGCAGACCGCGTCGCATGGATGCGCGAAGCGCACCCCGGGGCCGAGGTCGTCGGCGCGGTCGACGACATACCGGTCGACCTGCACGACCCGGACATCTGGGAGGCGCACATGGCCGTCTTCCGCGGCGCGGTCCCCGGGCGGGTGGACGCCGTCTTCACCTCAGAGGAGTACGGGAGCGAGCTCGCCCGCCGGTTCGGCGCCGAGGAGGTCCTCGTGGACCGGGAGCGGACGCTGTTCCCCGTTTCCGGGACGGCGGTACGCAACGACCCGGCCGGCTCCTGGGACTTCCTCGGCCCGGCCGTACGCGCCGCGCTGGCCCGGCGGGTCGTCGTCCTCGGCGCGGAGTCCACCGGGACCACCACGCTGTCGCGGGCCCTGGCGGACCACTACCGGCGGCGCGGCGGCGTCTGGGCCAGGACCGGCTGGGTCGCCGAGTACGGGCGCCGGTACAGCGAGGAGAAGCTCGCGGCGGCCCGCGCCGCCGACCCGGCGGCATCCTGGGCGGACGTGTCCTTCACCTCCGGGGAGTTCCCGCTCATCGCCCGGCACCAGGACGCGGACGAGGAGCACGCGGCCCGGCTCGGCTCGCCCGTGCTGTTCTGCGACACCGACTCCTTCGCGACCGGGATCTGGCACGAGCGGTACATGGGCGGCCGCAACGACGAGGTCGAGCGGATCGCCGGCCTGACCCGGCGGGACCTCTACCTGCTGACCGACCACACCGACGTGCCCTTCGAGGACGACGGACTGCGGGACGGCCCGCAGCTGCGGCCCTGGATGACCGGGCGGTTCCGGGAGGAACTGGAGCGCACCGGAAGGCGTTTCCTCCTCGTGCGCGGGGACCGGACGGCCAGGCTGGAGGCGGCCGTGACGGCCGTGGACGAGCTGCTGGCCGAGGGCTGGCACTTCACCGACCCCCTCCCGGAGAACCGATGA
- a CDS encoding prephenate dehydrogenase, with the protein MRTAVVIGTGLIGTSAALALSARGITVHLVDHDPDRARTAAALGAGTDEPPKERVDLAIVAVPPAHVAATLADLIGRGVARAYVDVASVKGGPRRELAALGVDVTTYIGTHPMAGKEQSGPLAATADLFEGRPWVLTPTRDTDHEVLNLALELVALSRAVPVVMDADAHDRAVALVSHTPQLVSSMVAARLEEADETAVRLCGQGIRDVTRIAASDPRMWVEILSANPGPVADVLAGIAADLEETVEALRGLQSADVDKRRGGAAGIEDVLRRGNAGRVRVPGKHGSAPTVYETVAVLISDQPGELARIFADAGRAGVNIEDVRIEHATGQQAGLVQLMVEPRAVAGLTAELRERGWALRQQ; encoded by the coding sequence GTGAGAACCGCCGTCGTCATCGGAACCGGACTGATCGGCACCTCCGCGGCGCTCGCCCTGTCAGCCCGGGGGATCACCGTCCACCTCGTCGACCACGACCCGGACCGGGCCCGTACGGCGGCCGCCCTCGGGGCCGGCACCGACGAGCCCCCGAAGGAGCGCGTCGACCTCGCGATCGTCGCCGTACCCCCGGCCCACGTGGCCGCGACCCTGGCCGACCTCATCGGGCGCGGCGTTGCGCGGGCCTACGTGGACGTGGCCAGCGTCAAGGGCGGACCGCGGCGGGAGCTGGCGGCACTCGGCGTGGACGTCACCACCTACATCGGCACGCACCCGATGGCCGGCAAGGAACAGTCGGGGCCGCTCGCTGCCACCGCGGACCTCTTCGAGGGCCGCCCGTGGGTGCTGACCCCCACCCGGGACACGGATCACGAGGTGCTCAACCTCGCACTGGAGCTGGTCGCCCTGAGCCGTGCCGTACCGGTGGTGATGGACGCCGACGCCCACGACCGCGCGGTGGCGCTCGTCTCGCACACCCCGCAGCTGGTCTCCAGCATGGTCGCGGCCCGCCTGGAGGAGGCCGACGAGACCGCGGTGCGGCTGTGCGGGCAGGGCATCCGCGACGTGACCCGGATCGCGGCCTCCGACCCGCGGATGTGGGTGGAGATCCTCTCCGCCAACCCGGGACCGGTGGCCGATGTCCTCGCCGGGATCGCCGCCGACCTGGAGGAGACCGTGGAAGCGCTGCGGGGCCTGCAGTCCGCCGACGTGGACAAGCGCCGCGGCGGCGCCGCGGGCATCGAGGACGTGCTGCGGCGCGGGAACGCGGGCCGGGTCCGGGTGCCGGGCAAGCACGGCTCGGCGCCCACCGTCTACGAGACGGTCGCCGTGCTCATCAGCGACCAGCCCGGCGAGCTCGCGCGGATCTTCGCCGACGCGGGACGGGCCGGGGTCAACATCGAGGACGTACGGATCGAGCACGCGACGGGCCAGCAGGCCGGCCTCGTCCAGCTCATGGTGGAGCCGCGCGCGGTGGCGGGCCTGACGGCCGAGCTGCGCGAGCGGGGCTGGGCGCTGCGGCAGCAGTAG
- a CDS encoding pseudouridine synthase encodes MRSSGNGNGGGNRNSGGGGGGGRGNSRGGSSSGGGGYRGSGSGSGGGSRGGSSGGGSRGGSSGGGYQGGGSRGGSSGGGYQGGGSRGGSSGGGYQGGGSRGGSSGGGYQGGSDSRDRDQPAPRIRNPRPEERRYDVGPEGERSGRSGPKAGGGGARGAAARGGAKGGPRTSRTPGIGGAGGPRSGPGSRSGQSRPRELDARIEERVRDRYADKPVIKTPKTFPGAEEEGERLQKVLARAGMGSRRACEELIEQARVEVNGEIVLEQGKRVLPKDEIKVDGLTVATQSYLFFALNKPAGVVSTMEDPDGRQCLGDYVTNRETRLFHVGRLDTETEGIILLTNHGELAHRLTHPKYGVKKTYVAAITGPLPREIGKRLKDGIELEDGYARADHFRVVDQVGKNYLVEVTLHEGRKHIVRRMMAEAGFPVEKLVRTSFGPIELGDQKSGWLRRLTNTEVGMLMREVGL; translated from the coding sequence ATGCGAAGCAGCGGCAACGGCAACGGTGGCGGCAACAGGAACAGCGGCGGCGGCGGTGGCGGCGGGCGCGGTAACTCCCGCGGCGGCTCCTCCAGCGGCGGCGGTGGCTACCGCGGGAGCGGCAGCGGCTCCGGCGGCGGCTCCCGCGGCGGTAGCTCGGGCGGTGGCTCGCGCGGCGGCAGCTCGGGCGGTGGCTACCAGGGCGGTGGCTCGCGCGGCGGCAGCTCGGGCGGTGGCTACCAGGGCGGTGGCTCGCGCGGCGGCAGCTCGGGCGGTGGCTACCAGGGCGGTGGCTCGCGCGGCGGCAGCTCCGGCGGCGGCTACCAGGGCGGCTCCGACTCGCGCGACCGTGACCAGCCGGCCCCCCGCATCCGCAACCCGCGTCCCGAGGAGCGCCGCTACGACGTGGGCCCCGAGGGCGAGCGCAGCGGCCGCAGCGGCCCCAAGGCGGGCGGCGGCGGTGCCCGCGGCGCTGCCGCGCGCGGTGGCGCCAAGGGCGGTCCCCGGACCTCCAGGACCCCCGGCATCGGCGGCGCCGGCGGCCCGCGCAGCGGACCGGGCAGCCGTAGCGGCCAGTCCCGCCCGCGCGAGCTGGACGCGCGCATCGAGGAGCGCGTGCGCGACCGGTACGCCGACAAGCCCGTGATCAAGACCCCGAAGACCTTCCCGGGCGCCGAGGAGGAGGGTGAGCGTCTGCAGAAGGTGCTCGCCCGCGCCGGCATGGGTTCGCGCCGGGCCTGCGAGGAGCTCATCGAGCAGGCCCGCGTCGAGGTCAACGGCGAGATCGTGCTGGAGCAGGGCAAGCGCGTCCTGCCGAAGGACGAGATCAAGGTGGACGGCCTGACCGTCGCCACCCAGTCGTACCTGTTCTTCGCGCTGAACAAGCCGGCCGGTGTCGTCTCCACGATGGAGGACCCGGACGGCCGCCAGTGCCTCGGCGACTACGTCACCAACCGCGAGACCCGTCTCTTCCACGTCGGCCGGCTCGACACGGAGACGGAGGGCATCATCCTGCTCACCAACCACGGTGAGCTGGCCCACCGCCTCACGCACCCGAAGTACGGCGTGAAGAAGACGTACGTGGCCGCCATCACCGGCCCGCTGCCGCGCGAGATCGGCAAGCGGCTCAAGGACGGCATCGAGCTGGAGGACGGCTACGCCCGTGCCGACCACTTCCGCGTCGTCGACCAGGTCGGCAAGAACTACCTGGTCGAGGTCACCCTCCACGAGGGCCGCAAGCACATCGTCCGCCGCATGATGGCGGAGGCCGGCTTCCCGGTCGAGAAGCTCGTCCGGACCTCCTTCGGCCCGATCGAGCTGGGCGACCAGAAGTCCGGCTGGCTGCGCCGCCTGACGAACACCGAGGTCGGCATGCTGATGCGCGAGGTCGGTCTCTAG
- a CDS encoding YidB family protein, whose amino-acid sequence MAGNDLGSLLGGLLGGSGGQGGSGGGGNILGALLGALVGGGAGAGAGPGGAQAGGNNPLGGLMDMLTRSGLADQAQSWIGTGDNQPVSGAQIAEALPDEALQKAAAQAGVSPQEAADQIAQALPTAVDRLSPQGQLPTGSLEEIIRAQKF is encoded by the coding sequence ATGGCGGGTAACGACCTCGGCTCCCTTCTCGGCGGCCTCCTGGGCGGAAGCGGCGGCCAGGGCGGGAGCGGTGGCGGCGGCAACATCCTCGGCGCGCTCCTCGGCGCCCTCGTGGGAGGCGGCGCCGGTGCGGGCGCCGGTCCGGGCGGCGCCCAGGCCGGCGGGAACAACCCGCTCGGCGGACTGATGGACATGCTGACCAGGTCCGGCCTGGCCGACCAGGCCCAGTCCTGGATCGGCACCGGGGACAACCAGCCGGTCAGCGGCGCCCAGATCGCCGAGGCACTGCCCGACGAGGCCCTGCAGAAGGCGGCCGCACAGGCCGGCGTCAGCCCCCAGGAGGCCGCCGACCAGATCGCGCAGGCGCTGCCGACGGCCGTCGACAGGCTGAGCCCGCAGGGACAGCTCCCGACCGGCTCGCTGGAGGAGATCATCCGGGCCCAGAAGTTCTGA
- a CDS encoding NUDIX hydrolase yields MTAGYDPHAFEPFAVTVDLAVFTVRAGALHVLLIRRGRQPYAGAWALPGGFVLPRESAETAARRELAEETGLSEQLVAALHLEQLRTYSEPDRDPRMRVVSVAFTALVPDLPEPAAEGGGDAAHARWLAVEDVSELAFDHAVILADARERIGAKLEYTCLATGFCPPEFTLGELQSVYETVWSTTLDRPNFRRKVLATPGFVEAVPGAARLTGGRGKPAALYRPGPATSLHPPLLRPEGSTR; encoded by the coding sequence ATGACCGCCGGCTATGACCCCCATGCCTTCGAACCGTTCGCGGTGACCGTCGACCTGGCCGTGTTCACGGTGCGCGCCGGCGCCCTGCACGTGCTGCTGATCCGGCGCGGCCGGCAGCCGTACGCCGGGGCCTGGGCGCTGCCCGGCGGGTTCGTCCTGCCGCGGGAGTCCGCCGAGACCGCCGCCCGGCGCGAACTGGCCGAGGAGACCGGCCTGTCGGAGCAGCTCGTCGCGGCGCTCCACCTCGAGCAGCTGCGCACCTACAGCGAGCCGGACCGCGACCCCAGGATGCGGGTGGTCTCGGTGGCCTTCACGGCCCTCGTCCCGGACCTGCCCGAGCCGGCGGCCGAAGGTGGCGGGGACGCGGCCCACGCCCGCTGGCTGGCCGTGGAAGACGTCTCGGAGCTGGCCTTCGACCACGCGGTGATCCTGGCGGACGCACGGGAGCGGATCGGCGCCAAGCTGGAGTACACCTGCCTGGCCACCGGCTTCTGCCCGCCCGAATTCACCCTCGGCGAGCTCCAGTCCGTCTACGAGACCGTCTGGAGCACCACCCTCGACCGCCCCAACTTCCGCCGCAAGGTCCTGGCGACGCCGGGCTTCGTCGAGGCCGTCCCGGGCGCCGCCCGGCTGACCGGCGGCCGCGGGAAGCCCGCCGCCCTCTACCGGCCCGGCCCGGCGACCTCCCTCCACCCACCCCTGCTCCGACCGGAAGGATCCACCCGATGA
- the pnuC gene encoding nicotinamide riboside transporter PnuC gives MSWTMNWTEVLGFATGALCVWLVARQHVANWPIGIANNVFFIVLFAQAGLYADAGLQIVFIALAAYGWWSWTHGGGPGTAEALPVRRTTRTEWAALAAAGAVGVLALTLLLSSATDSTVPFWDAATTGLSLVATYGQCRKLVESWWLWIAADLIYIPLYAHKGLYLTSALYVGFLALCVVGLLGWRRTLPARDARTAAEATA, from the coding sequence ATGAGCTGGACCATGAACTGGACCGAGGTGCTCGGATTCGCCACCGGCGCCCTGTGCGTCTGGCTGGTCGCCCGGCAGCACGTCGCCAACTGGCCGATCGGCATCGCCAACAACGTCTTCTTCATCGTGCTCTTCGCCCAGGCCGGCCTCTACGCCGACGCCGGGCTCCAGATCGTCTTCATCGCCCTCGCCGCCTACGGCTGGTGGTCCTGGACCCACGGGGGTGGACCAGGAACCGCCGAGGCCCTGCCGGTGCGCCGCACCACGCGCACCGAATGGGCCGCTCTCGCGGCGGCGGGGGCGGTGGGGGTGCTCGCGCTCACCCTGCTGCTGAGCAGCGCCACCGACTCCACCGTCCCCTTCTGGGACGCGGCCACCACCGGGCTCTCGCTCGTCGCCACCTACGGACAGTGCCGCAAGCTCGTCGAGTCCTGGTGGCTGTGGATCGCGGCCGACCTCATCTACATCCCGCTCTACGCGCACAAGGGGCTCTACCTGACCTCCGCGCTCTACGTGGGCTTCCTCGCCCTCTGCGTGGTCGGACTCCTCGGCTGGCGCCGCACGCTGCCCGCGCGGGACGCCCGTACGGCGGCGGAGGCGACGGCATGA
- the scpB gene encoding SMC-Scp complex subunit ScpB encodes MSSDVSAVAALELKPALEAVLMVVDEPATEAHLAKVLERTPREVAQALRELADEYTAASRGFELRLVAGGWRFYTRAQYAPAVEGFVLDGQQARLTQAALETLAVVAYRQPVSRSRVSAVRGVNCDGVMRTLLQRGLVEEAGTEPETGAILYRTTNHFLERMGLRGLDELPELAPFLPEAEAIEAETQEGVPSFDPDAPDTDADDDKTTEL; translated from the coding sequence TTGAGCAGCGACGTGAGCGCGGTGGCCGCGCTCGAGCTGAAGCCGGCCCTGGAGGCCGTACTCATGGTCGTGGACGAGCCGGCCACCGAGGCGCACCTGGCCAAGGTGCTGGAGCGCACCCCGCGCGAGGTGGCGCAGGCGCTGAGGGAGCTCGCCGACGAGTACACGGCCGCGAGCCGGGGCTTCGAGCTGAGGCTCGTGGCCGGGGGCTGGCGGTTCTACACCCGGGCGCAGTACGCGCCGGCCGTGGAGGGCTTCGTCCTGGACGGCCAGCAGGCCCGGCTCACCCAGGCGGCGCTGGAGACCCTGGCGGTCGTCGCGTACCGCCAGCCGGTCAGCCGATCGCGGGTCTCGGCCGTGCGCGGAGTCAACTGCGACGGGGTCATGAGGACCCTCCTCCAGCGGGGTCTGGTGGAGGAGGCGGGGACGGAACCCGAAACAGGTGCGATCCTGTACAGGACGACGAACCACTTTTTGGAGCGGATGGGCCTGCGCGGCCTTGACGAGCTCCCGGAGCTCGCGCCCTTCCTCCCGGAGGCGGAGGCGATCGAAGCCGAGACGCAGGAAGGTGTTCCGTCGTTCGATCCGGACGCACCGGACACAGATGCAGACGACGACAAGACGACGGAACTTTGA
- a CDS encoding nucleotidyltransferase domain-containing protein — protein sequence MDDLALVRDHTVYRCVMGSRAFGLATEASDTDLRGVYLAPTPLFWRFEKPPTHVEGPREEQFSWELERFCELALRANPNILECLHSPLVEEVTPVGEELLSLRGAFLSRRAHTSFSRYAASQRGKLVADVRVHGAPRWKHAMHLLRLLLSCRDLLRTGRLTIDAGPHRDRLLAVRRGELTWEETDAWMARLQQETETALASTVLPEEPDHARVQDFLVRTRRASAA from the coding sequence ATGGACGATCTGGCGCTGGTACGGGACCACACGGTGTACCGGTGCGTGATGGGCTCCCGGGCGTTCGGGCTGGCGACGGAGGCGAGCGACACCGACCTGCGCGGTGTCTACCTCGCCCCGACGCCGCTGTTCTGGCGGTTCGAGAAGCCCCCCACGCACGTGGAGGGACCGCGGGAGGAGCAGTTCTCCTGGGAGCTGGAGCGCTTCTGCGAACTGGCCCTGCGCGCCAACCCGAACATCCTGGAGTGCCTGCACTCCCCCCTGGTCGAGGAGGTCACCCCGGTCGGCGAGGAGCTGCTCTCGCTGCGCGGGGCCTTCCTCTCCCGCCGGGCCCACACCAGCTTCAGCCGGTACGCGGCCTCCCAGCGCGGCAAACTCGTCGCGGACGTCCGCGTCCACGGCGCCCCGCGCTGGAAGCACGCCATGCACCTGCTGCGCCTGCTGCTGTCCTGCCGCGACCTCCTGCGCACGGGCCGGCTGACCATCGACGCCGGACCGCACCGCGACCGCCTCCTCGCGGTCCGCCGCGGGGAGCTCACCTGGGAGGAGACCGACGCCTGGATGGCGCGCCTCCAGCAGGAGACGGAGACGGCCCTGGCATCCACCGTCCTGCCCGAGGAGCCGGACCACGCCCGGGTGCAGGACTTCCTGGTCCGCACCCGCCGCGCGTCGGCCGCGTAG
- a CDS encoding nucleotidyltransferase domain-containing protein, giving the protein MLDALSIDLTAVVAEQPDPLLFATVSGAHLYGFPSRDSDIDLRGAHLLPARDLLGLREPEETRTRMWDRDDVEMDLVTHDLRKFVRLMLNRNGYVLEQLLSPLVVHTTPAHEELIALSPGVLTSHHAHHYRGFAGTQWRLFEKAAELKPLLYAFRALLTGIHLMRSAEVQAHLPTLLAEVPEAPPYLAALIEAKAAAEHGAYEGPALGGVREDLEALHVVLDAAQAASPLPEQGSAYDALDEFVVRRRTLRD; this is encoded by the coding sequence ATGCTGGACGCACTGAGTATCGACCTGACCGCCGTCGTGGCGGAGCAGCCCGACCCGCTGCTCTTCGCCACGGTCTCCGGCGCGCATCTGTACGGATTCCCCTCCCGGGACTCGGACATCGACCTGCGCGGCGCCCACCTGCTCCCGGCCCGGGACCTGCTCGGCCTGCGCGAGCCGGAGGAGACCCGGACGCGCATGTGGGACCGGGACGACGTGGAGATGGACCTGGTCACGCACGATCTGCGCAAGTTCGTCCGCCTGATGCTGAACCGCAACGGCTACGTCCTGGAGCAGCTGCTCTCCCCGCTCGTCGTCCACACCACACCGGCGCACGAGGAGCTGATCGCACTGTCCCCGGGGGTGCTGACCTCCCACCACGCCCACCACTACCGGGGGTTCGCCGGCACCCAGTGGAGGCTCTTCGAGAAGGCCGCCGAACTCAAGCCGCTGCTCTACGCGTTCCGGGCGCTGCTCACCGGCATCCACCTCATGCGCTCGGCCGAGGTGCAGGCCCACCTGCCGACCCTGCTGGCCGAGGTGCCGGAGGCGCCCCCGTACCTCGCCGCCCTGATCGAGGCCAAGGCGGCCGCCGAGCACGGGGCCTACGAGGGCCCGGCCCTCGGCGGGGTGCGGGAGGACCTCGAGGCGCTGCACGTGGTGCTGGATGCGGCGCAGGCCGCTTCCCCGCTGCCCGAGCAGGGTTCGGCGTACGACGCGCTCGACGAGTTCGTCGTACGGCGGCGGACGCTGCGCGACTGA
- a CDS encoding Rieske (2Fe-2S) protein encodes MSDLTHTARRTVLTIGAAALTGGAITACGSGSAEKASPGEPNDAAVQPVAPAPATPDAGAGDKTLTKKADVPVGGGKVFKEEKVVVTQPKAGTFKCFTAVCPHQGCLVNKVANGTIDCPCHDSKFAIADGAVTKGPATKGLAEKKITVAADGNISLA; translated from the coding sequence ATGAGCGACCTCACGCACACCGCCCGGCGCACGGTACTGACGATCGGCGCGGCCGCCCTGACCGGCGGTGCGATCACCGCCTGCGGCAGTGGCAGCGCCGAGAAGGCCTCCCCGGGGGAACCGAACGACGCGGCCGTCCAGCCCGTCGCCCCGGCTCCCGCCACCCCGGACGCCGGGGCGGGCGACAAGACCCTCACCAAGAAGGCGGACGTGCCGGTGGGCGGCGGCAAGGTATTCAAGGAGGAGAAGGTCGTCGTCACCCAGCCCAAGGCCGGCACCTTCAAGTGCTTCACGGCGGTCTGCCCCCACCAGGGCTGCCTGGTCAACAAGGTGGCGAACGGCACCATCGACTGCCCCTGCCACGACAGCAAGTTCGCGATCGCCGACGGCGCGGTGACCAAGGGCCCGGCCACCAAGGGACTGGCGGAGAAGAAGATCACGGTCGCGGCCGACGGCAATATCTCGCTCGCATAG
- a CDS encoding ADP-ribosylglycohydrolase family protein, with the protein MTKRAATGAMIGLALGDALGFPTEFNDVPSILAKTGPWRGMSLPRPAIVTDDTQMTLALARGIRTAAERGPVGPLRLARPVREEFVDWYHSPENNRAPGNTCLKACSLLDLPERDWRDASQLGSKGCGANMRVVPVGLVPHWTEEERAGAAQLQSALTHGHPTALAASDLTARAVYLLAQGTEVTGLVGLLRSYALENRTRYHERWLGDLWMRTASDASPESFMARGWDECLAVLDRLADALRTPSPETDPCLTTGDGWIAEEALATALQCFLLFPDEPLAALRRAACTRGDSDSIACLAGAFAGAHLGADVWPREWEGRIEYRDELLAFGAAWDA; encoded by the coding sequence ATGACCAAGCGAGCCGCGACCGGCGCCATGATCGGCCTGGCCCTGGGCGACGCCCTCGGCTTCCCGACCGAGTTCAACGACGTGCCCTCCATCCTGGCCAAGACCGGCCCCTGGCGCGGGATGAGCCTGCCGCGCCCGGCGATCGTCACGGACGACACCCAGATGACCCTCGCCCTGGCCCGCGGCATCCGCACGGCGGCGGAGCGGGGCCCGGTGGGCCCGCTGCGCCTGGCCCGGCCGGTCCGGGAGGAGTTCGTCGACTGGTACCACTCCCCGGAGAACAACCGGGCGCCGGGGAACACCTGCCTCAAGGCCTGCAGTCTCCTGGACCTGCCCGAACGGGACTGGCGCGACGCCAGCCAGCTGGGTTCCAAGGGCTGCGGCGCCAACATGCGCGTGGTCCCGGTCGGGCTGGTGCCCCACTGGACCGAGGAGGAGCGGGCCGGCGCCGCACAGCTCCAGTCCGCCCTCACCCACGGGCACCCCACGGCGCTCGCCGCCTCCGACCTGACCGCGCGGGCGGTGTACCTCCTGGCGCAGGGCACCGAGGTGACGGGGCTCGTCGGACTGCTGCGCTCGTACGCCCTGGAGAACCGCACCCGCTACCACGAGCGGTGGCTCGGCGACCTCTGGATGCGGACCGCGTCCGACGCCTCCCCGGAGTCCTTCATGGCGCGCGGCTGGGACGAGTGCCTCGCCGTCCTCGACCGCCTGGCGGACGCCCTGCGGACCCCCTCCCCGGAGACCGACCCCTGCCTGACCACGGGCGACGGCTGGATCGCCGAGGAGGCCCTCGCCACCGCCCTGCAGTGCTTCCTGCTCTTCCCCGACGAGCCGCTGGCCGCGCTGCGCCGGGCCGCCTGCACGCGGGGCGACTCCGACTCCATCGCCTGCCTCGCCGGCGCCTTCGCCGGCGCCCACCTCGGCGCCGACGTCTGGCCCCGCGAGTGGGAGGGCCGCATCGAGTACCGGGACGAACTCCTGGCCTTCGGCGCCGCCTGGGATGCTTGA
- a CDS encoding DUF952 domain-containing protein: MIFHIVPLTDWTAAPELPYAPASLEAEGFVHCSADRATALAIADAHYRSVPGILLAVELEEGALTAEVRRASETGGRYPHVHGPLNREAVVHVWEVVRTPGTPTSLAPWEPGR, from the coding sequence ATGATCTTCCACATCGTCCCCCTCACCGACTGGACCGCCGCACCGGAGCTCCCGTACGCCCCGGCCTCGCTGGAGGCCGAGGGGTTCGTCCACTGTTCGGCGGACCGCGCCACGGCCCTCGCGATCGCCGACGCGCACTACCGGTCGGTACCCGGGATCCTGCTCGCGGTGGAGCTCGAGGAGGGCGCACTGACCGCCGAGGTCCGCCGGGCGAGTGAAACCGGGGGCCGATACCCACATGTTCACGGCCCGCTGAACCGGGAAGCCGTGGTCCACGTGTGGGAGGTCGTACGCACACCCGGCACTCCCACCTCACTGGCCCCGTGGGAACCGGGCCGATGA
- a CDS encoding segregation and condensation protein A: MPLPAEPGRPTRRVLGRGPGAPDPDRRPDAGDAGADREGAGAPEGPQASEAPGTPDVPGAPEVPETTEVHEVPETSEAPEAPAESPAPAAGGTEPERSPKPADGPQEPPGPGPSPAAATAVGPDGTSPAGGDGRFTLRLANFEGPFDLLLQLISRHKLDVTEVALSKVTDEFMAHIRSMGPDWDLDQMTEFLVVAATLLDLKAARLLPVAEVEDEADLALLEARDLLFARLLQYRAYKQIAEILERRAEAEGRRYPRTVGLEPHHADLLPEVVISIGPEGFARLAVKAMQPKARPQVYVDHIHAPLVSVREQAGLVVRMLKTRGEATFQELTEDAGDTLTVVARFLALLELYREKAVALDQEEALQTLTVRWSGGDGDGMPTVTDEFDQIVEAKD; this comes from the coding sequence ATGCCCCTCCCCGCCGAACCCGGCCGACCGACCCGGCGCGTCCTGGGGCGCGGCCCCGGCGCCCCCGACCCGGACCGGCGACCGGACGCAGGCGACGCGGGAGCGGACCGCGAAGGCGCCGGAGCCCCCGAAGGCCCGCAGGCGTCCGAGGCCCCCGGAACCCCTGACGTCCCCGGAGCCCCGGAGGTCCCCGAAACCACCGAGGTCCACGAGGTCCCCGAGACCTCCGAAGCCCCTGAGGCGCCCGCTGAGAGCCCCGCGCCGGCGGCGGGCGGTACCGAGCCGGAACGTTCCCCCAAGCCCGCAGACGGCCCGCAGGAGCCGCCTGGGCCCGGCCCTTCCCCGGCGGCCGCGACGGCCGTGGGCCCGGACGGCACGAGCCCCGCGGGCGGCGACGGCCGCTTCACCCTGCGGCTCGCCAACTTCGAGGGCCCCTTCGACCTGCTGCTCCAGCTGATCTCGCGGCACAAGCTCGACGTCACCGAGGTCGCGCTGTCCAAGGTCACCGACGAGTTCATGGCCCACATCCGGTCCATGGGCCCCGACTGGGACCTCGACCAGATGACCGAGTTCCTCGTCGTCGCCGCCACCCTGCTCGACCTGAAGGCCGCCCGGCTGCTGCCGGTCGCCGAGGTCGAGGACGAGGCGGACCTGGCGCTGCTGGAGGCGAGGGACCTGCTCTTCGCCCGCCTGCTCCAGTACCGCGCCTACAAGCAGATCGCCGAGATCCTCGAGCGGCGCGCGGAGGCCGAGGGCAGGCGGTACCCGCGGACGGTGGGGCTGGAGCCGCACCACGCCGACCTGCTGCCCGAGGTGGTCATCAGCATCGGGCCGGAGGGGTTCGCCCGGCTCGCCGTGAAGGCCATGCAGCCCAAGGCCAGGCCCCAGGTCTACGTGGACCACATCCACGCCCCCCTCGTCAGCGTGCGCGAGCAGGCCGGGCTCGTGGTGCGGATGCTGAAGACCCGCGGCGAGGCCACTTTCCAGGAGCTCACCGAGGACGCCGGGGACACTCTCACCGTCGTCGCGCGCTTCCTGGCCCTGCTGGAGCTCTACCGGGAGAAGGCGGTCGCCCTCGACCAGGAGGAGGCCCTGCAGACCCTCACCGTGCGCTGGAGCGGCGGGGACGGCGACGGCATGCCGACCGTGACCGACGAGTTCGACCAGATCGTGGAGGCGAAGGATTGA